The following proteins come from a genomic window of Azotosporobacter soli:
- a CDS encoding helix-turn-helix domain-containing protein — MPKGIPNQKYTGEFKLNVVETMHREKLSYREIALQFGISSHKRVSNWERIYLEEGPEGLFIERRGRGSKGRPIGLPKKTEEDLLAEVQRLRAENAYLKKLKALVLEEERQSKRRK; from the coding sequence ATGCCAAAAGGGATACCGAATCAAAAATACACTGGGGAATTTAAACTAAATGTTGTAGAAACAATGCATCGAGAGAAATTAAGTTATCGCGAGATAGCACTGCAATTTGGTATAAGTAGTCACAAGCGTGTCTCCAACTGGGAACGAATCTATCTGGAAGAGGGACCTGAGGGACTTTTCATAGAACGTCGAGGGCGTGGAAGCAAAGGTCGTCCTATCGGGTTACCAAAAAAAACAGAAGAAGACTTACTTGCTGAAGTCCAACGGCTGCGAGCGGAGAATGCCTATTTAAAAAAGTTGAAGGCCTTGGTTCTAGAAGAGGAACGCCAAAGCAAAAGGCGCAAGTGA
- a CDS encoding IS3 family transposase — MIWELRHEHKISLLLEVSSLPRATYYYYAKKSTAVDKYSAVKEQITAIYTENKGRYGYRRITNELHNRGYVINHKTVQRLMKEQGIVCRVRMKRYCSYKGEVGKIAFNLLERNFEAAKPNQKWVTDVTEFKLFGQKLYLSPILDLCSRDIVSYVISDRPALSMALRMLDKAFAKIPNNSNLILHSDQGWQYQHKRYRHALKEKGISQSMSRKGNCLDNAVMENFFGILKSELLYLQEFDSVEHFKSELIDYLDYYNNRRIKTKLKGLPPALHRQQTLMAA, encoded by the coding sequence GTGATTTGGGAACTGAGGCATGAACATAAGATTTCTCTGCTGCTTGAAGTATCCAGTCTGCCGCGCGCTACCTATTACTATTATGCGAAAAAAAGTACGGCAGTTGATAAGTATAGCGCGGTTAAAGAACAGATTACTGCAATCTACACGGAAAACAAAGGTCGCTATGGCTATCGACGTATCACGAATGAACTGCACAATCGCGGATATGTCATTAACCATAAGACAGTACAACGGTTGATGAAAGAACAGGGTATCGTCTGTCGGGTTCGGATGAAAAGATATTGCTCCTACAAGGGCGAGGTTGGCAAAATAGCTTTCAATCTTCTCGAACGGAATTTCGAGGCTGCAAAACCGAATCAGAAGTGGGTTACTGACGTTACAGAGTTCAAGTTATTTGGGCAGAAGCTGTATCTGTCACCGATACTGGATCTATGCAGTCGTGACATTGTCAGCTATGTTATTTCAGATCGCCCGGCACTCTCTATGGCACTGCGTATGCTGGATAAAGCATTTGCCAAGATTCCAAACAACTCGAATCTCATTCTTCACTCAGATCAAGGCTGGCAATACCAACACAAACGCTATCGGCACGCACTCAAAGAAAAGGGCATTTCCCAAAGTATGAGCCGAAAAGGGAACTGTCTGGATAATGCCGTTATGGAAAACTTCTTCGGAATACTAAAGAGTGAACTTCTGTATCTACAGGAGTTTGACTCAGTTGAACATTTCAAGTCGGAGTTGATCGATTATCTCGACTACTACAACAACCGACGCATCAAGACAAAGTTAAAGGGTTTGCCACCCGCTCTACACAGGCAGCAAACCCTTATGGCTGCTTAA
- a CDS encoding type II toxin-antitoxin system Phd/YefM family antitoxin, whose translation MLVMNATTARKNLFKLIDEVILTHEHICITGKNGNVIMISEEDWKSIQERLYLSSVLNIKRKILKGLNTPLSECVEDNE comes from the coding sequence ATGTTAGTAATGAATGCAACAACAGCAAGGAAAAATTTATTCAAGTTGATAGATGAAGTGATCTTAACGCATGAGCATATCTGTATTACTGGGAAAAACGGAAACGTAATAATGATCTCTGAAGAAGATTGGAAGTCAATTCAAGAAAGACTATATTTATCATCTGTGTTAAATATAAAAAGGAAAATATTAAAAGGATTAAACACCCCTTTAAGTGAATGCGTGGAGGATAATGAATGA
- a CDS encoding KAP family P-loop NTPase fold protein, which yields MRLIGEKPNVFSEDILGRESIADGLEAVIQAGKKSIVLSIDAGWGKGKTTFINMWINRLSEAKTYEVLHFNAWENDDSGDPLLALICEFEEQLKGESEKKYIDKIKTCGRMLFKASLSTMLKIVTNNTINASDLGIGEANSKHLVDGAGKLGEVELFQAQKKTKREFKKALQEYQEHKNKKIIIFIDELDRCRPTFAIETLETIKHLFNIDNFIFILALDKSQLSCSVQTLYGKEIDSIGYLRRFIDVDFILPEANRTIYTDFLFEKYSMTGENIKIFKDYLKLYIEEYDLSLRDLDKLFYHLSLVLPMTPLMNETKYTHIYLEMFSVVYALLSIVKIKEHKGYQRLLKKEMLYGGELKTLRGDMSRTNYNEIMNPFVALVSELASNSKEFNYDKLEVGKGNFGEVISVISLLDTEKKNIVFLKQLEFSDNFRSG from the coding sequence ATGAGATTAATCGGAGAAAAACCAAATGTATTTTCAGAGGATATTTTAGGAAGAGAATCAATAGCAGATGGGTTGGAGGCTGTAATTCAAGCAGGCAAAAAAAGTATAGTCCTTAGTATTGATGCGGGTTGGGGGAAAGGGAAGACTACATTCATAAATATGTGGATTAATAGATTAAGTGAAGCGAAAACATACGAAGTGCTACATTTTAATGCTTGGGAAAATGATGATAGTGGCGATCCATTGTTGGCGCTTATTTGTGAGTTTGAAGAACAGTTAAAAGGAGAAAGTGAGAAAAAGTACATAGATAAAATTAAGACGTGTGGTAGAATGCTTTTTAAAGCATCTTTATCTACAATGTTAAAGATTGTAACCAATAATACGATAAATGCAAGTGACCTAGGCATAGGCGAAGCAAATAGCAAACACCTAGTCGATGGGGCAGGAAAGCTTGGAGAAGTAGAACTGTTTCAGGCACAGAAAAAGACCAAGCGAGAGTTTAAAAAAGCTTTACAAGAATATCAAGAACATAAAAATAAAAAGATCATAATTTTTATTGATGAATTAGATAGATGTAGACCCACCTTTGCGATAGAAACACTAGAAACAATTAAGCATTTGTTTAACATTGACAATTTTATTTTTATACTTGCATTAGATAAGTCACAATTATCGTGTTCTGTGCAAACTTTATATGGAAAAGAAATCGATTCAATTGGATATTTGAGACGATTTATTGATGTGGATTTTATACTTCCAGAAGCAAATAGGACTATATATACAGATTTTCTATTTGAAAAATATAGTATGACAGGAGAAAATATTAAAATATTTAAGGATTACCTGAAATTATATATTGAGGAGTATGATTTGAGTTTGCGTGACTTGGACAAATTGTTCTACCATCTATCTTTGGTACTTCCGATGACGCCGCTAATGAATGAAACGAAATATACACATATCTATCTAGAAATGTTTAGTGTTGTTTATGCTCTTTTATCAATAGTGAAAATTAAAGAGCATAAAGGTTATCAAAGGCTGTTAAAAAAAGAAATGTTATATGGTGGTGAGCTTAAAACGCTAAGAGGCGATATGTCAAGAACAAACTATAATGAGATCATGAATCCCTTTGTAGCTTTAGTTAGTGAGCTTGCTTCAAATAGTAAAGAGTTTAATTATGATAAGCTTGAAGTCGGAAAAGGTAATTTTGGAGAAGTGATTTCTGTGATAAGTTTACTAGACACAGAGAAAAAAAACATAGTTTTCTTAAAGCAGCTTGAATTTTCCGACAATTTCAGATCTGGATGA
- a CDS encoding DUF262 domain-containing protein, protein MLSSDEEKKEIDEMFENESEEDLIEDEIAESDRRLVTTAYDFIVRSLKDQIADETIIVDATWQRKYVWDDIKASKLIESLILNVPIPVCYFAEEEKSGQYLVIDGQQRLWSIFRYLNNEFSLRGLITLGHLNKKRFHELDTKYQRLISTRAIRCIILTSECHPELRFDVFERLNYGSVPLNPQELRHCIYRGAFSDLLAKLVEDRTWLNLIGKKESDERLRDQELILRFLALHFRLSKYKPSLKTFLNSFMRDHKRMSKKDETDYKALFDRTTSNLWKMFGENAFRRHVKKSGEESYDKNINKALFDLQMLVASHLEINCSDLKIAKIRDVFFHLMHDDKFIDLILRATDHRTRVVSRCEMLREKLIDNGIKMEELFEKIESMSKLSVEAN, encoded by the coding sequence ATGCTGAGCAGTGATGAAGAAAAAAAAGAGATAGATGAGATGTTTGAGAATGAAAGTGAAGAAGACCTAATAGAAGATGAAATAGCGGAATCGGATAGACGTCTTGTTACGACAGCTTATGATTTTATTGTTCGGTCACTGAAAGACCAGATTGCTGATGAGACTATTATTGTAGATGCAACATGGCAAAGGAAGTACGTATGGGATGATATTAAAGCGAGTAAACTAATAGAGTCATTAATTTTAAATGTTCCAATACCAGTATGTTATTTTGCGGAAGAAGAAAAGTCGGGGCAATATTTGGTTATTGATGGACAACAGCGCTTATGGTCGATTTTTCGTTACTTGAACAATGAATTTTCACTTAGAGGATTAATAACGCTAGGCCATTTGAATAAAAAACGATTCCATGAATTGGACACGAAATATCAACGATTAATAAGTACTAGAGCAATTCGTTGCATTATATTAACAAGTGAATGTCATCCAGAGTTGCGTTTTGATGTTTTTGAACGATTGAATTATGGGTCTGTTCCATTAAATCCACAGGAGTTAAGGCATTGCATTTATCGCGGAGCCTTTAGTGATCTATTGGCAAAATTAGTGGAAGATAGAACATGGCTTAATTTGATTGGAAAAAAAGAAAGTGACGAAAGACTTCGAGATCAGGAGTTAATTCTACGATTTTTAGCATTGCATTTCAGGCTATCAAAGTATAAACCATCCCTCAAGACTTTTCTAAACTCGTTTATGAGAGATCATAAACGAATGTCGAAAAAAGATGAGACAGACTACAAGGCTCTTTTTGATCGCACAACAAGCAACTTGTGGAAAATGTTTGGTGAAAACGCATTTAGGCGACACGTGAAAAAAAGTGGTGAGGAGAGTTATGATAAAAATATAAACAAGGCATTATTTGATTTGCAAATGCTTGTAGCAAGCCATCTTGAAATAAATTGCAGTGATTTAAAAATTGCTAAAATAAGAGACGTATTTTTCCATCTAATGCATGATGATAAATTTATTGATCTGATTTTACGAGCGACGGATCACCGAACTCGTGTTGTAAGCAGATGTGAAATGCTTAGAGAAAAATTAATTGATAATGGGATAAAGATGGAAGAATTGTTTGAAAAAATTGAATCGATGTCAAAGTTGAGCGTGGAGGCCAACTAA
- a CDS encoding MAE_28990/MAE_18760 family HEPN-like nuclease, with protein MFYKRSYALQKYRGRQREVFGLLKVSRKAYPEVTLRNLSALKPIYRGAIVLLYSHLEGYIEDVIEESVEYLNRACIKSNQLPGRLKIANCEKVIAEISATTDPVKKEQLIEALIINNYPFWSDGELPPAKLEADFLTSDFANPSPRKIEKLLKKMGIEKIFSEMFNLGFNKRRVGTLSTKIEALAEIRHDIAHGNFATACTDDDLIDYLKSVKLFCRCLDAKIGLHLEEITKEFPWKN; from the coding sequence ATGTTTTATAAGAGATCATATGCACTGCAAAAGTATCGCGGAAGACAGCGAGAAGTTTTTGGACTATTAAAGGTTTCCAGAAAAGCATATCCTGAAGTAACATTAAGAAACTTATCTGCGCTGAAACCAATATATCGTGGTGCAATAGTGTTACTTTATAGCCATTTAGAGGGCTATATTGAAGATGTGATTGAAGAAAGTGTGGAATATCTGAATCGTGCTTGTATAAAATCAAATCAATTACCTGGACGGTTAAAGATTGCAAATTGTGAAAAAGTAATTGCAGAAATTAGCGCAACTACCGATCCAGTAAAAAAGGAACAATTAATCGAAGCTTTGATAATAAACAATTATCCTTTTTGGAGCGATGGAGAATTGCCACCGGCAAAGCTAGAGGCTGATTTTTTAACATCTGATTTTGCAAACCCATCGCCGAGGAAAATCGAAAAGCTGTTGAAGAAGATGGGGATTGAAAAAATTTTCAGTGAGATGTTTAATTTGGGTTTTAACAAACGTCGTGTAGGAACTTTAAGTACAAAGATAGAAGCTCTTGCAGAGATTAGGCATGATATTGCGCATGGGAATTTTGCTACGGCATGCACAGATGATGATTTGATTGATTACTTAAAAAGCGTTAAACTTTTTTGTAGGTGCTTAGATGCGAAAATTGGATTGCATTTGGAAGAAATAACAAAAGAATTTCCTTGGAAAAACTAA
- a CDS encoding potassium channel family protein, producing MSFLFSETQKGGKKESGGNGWNEEFRRINHLKRCLIGDETKLNSFLCFLEKYRLPYDLFMAALACVIITSMFAQNRIELSEQELLLLKRADFVILLIFTVDYIVRLLLAKGKITFVRENIIDLISIIPFDMMFQGLRAVRLLRVLYMLRLFVYTTRLFKRITVVIKTNDFHHIIWFTASTIFFGAVAISYIEDMAIDDALWWSFVTTTTVGYGDIAPQSGAGRLVAVCLMLIGIGFLSTLTGTVATYFLSQTKKTYKHEAVQNAIERLHDFNSLSASDLREMSAVLIALKENEMEGEGQYKNR from the coding sequence ATGTCTTTTCTGTTTAGCGAAACGCAAAAAGGCGGAAAAAAGGAATCGGGTGGGAATGGGTGGAATGAAGAATTTAGGAGAATAAATCACTTAAAAAGATGTTTGATAGGAGACGAGACTAAATTGAATTCTTTTCTTTGTTTTCTTGAAAAATACCGCCTGCCGTATGATCTATTCATGGCTGCCTTAGCTTGTGTGATTATCACATCAATGTTTGCGCAAAACCGCATAGAACTAAGCGAACAGGAACTGTTGTTGCTTAAACGGGCGGACTTCGTTATCTTACTGATCTTCACAGTGGATTACATCGTTCGTCTGCTCCTTGCAAAAGGCAAGATTACCTTCGTTCGAGAAAATATCATCGACCTAATATCGATCATTCCGTTTGATATGATGTTCCAGGGCTTGCGTGCTGTACGTCTTTTACGTGTTCTTTATATGTTGCGTCTGTTTGTTTACACGACGCGCTTGTTCAAACGCATAACCGTCGTGATCAAAACGAATGACTTTCATCACATTATCTGGTTCACCGCATCAACGATATTTTTTGGCGCGGTTGCCATATCGTATATTGAAGACATGGCGATTGATGACGCGCTGTGGTGGTCGTTTGTAACCACCACCACAGTTGGTTATGGCGACATCGCGCCCCAGTCAGGAGCCGGACGTCTTGTCGCAGTTTGCTTGATGCTGATCGGCATCGGCTTTCTCAGCACCTTGACCGGCACGGTTGCCACCTATTTTTTATCTCAGACAAAGAAGACATACAAACATGAAGCGGTCCAAAATGCTATTGAACGACTGCACGATTTTAATTCACTCTCTGCTTCCGATCTACGAGAAATGAGCGCAGTTTTGATTGCCTTGAAAGAAAATGAAATGGAAGGGGAGGGTCAATATAAAAATAGGTAG
- a CDS encoding AAA domain-containing protein — translation MNLEKHLILVKGEDKTESISRCVYEKGKWKIEFGKEKTYSYGYQNVQWYRNPNSLDPTTSVVFQSNQALKGIEKLFVFEKHVRIFFETGLKKIYERHEITLEQNIISNPKAGNCLEYLKQLAKIVGVANGEESSFLYKQYEKITCVTSNSVLAQYLNPAAMNRPSGGRMPIFPFGFNLSQKTATENALNEQISVIEGPPGTGKTQTILNIIANAVVNEKTVAVVSNNNAATANVLEKLEKYGVAFIAAYLGNKENKEKFFEGQQQNYPEMATWLMASQEYDALEKVLEASGKNLMKMLEVKNTLAALKQERSAFGVEKEYFNTYFNETGEEISAYRSLYKHKADTVMALWLDFQQQIEKDTVIKLKYKLKNLLRYGILSFSFYDNSNETIIAFFQKLYYERKMAELNEKIQALTGLLDSYRFDKAIEEYTMNSMRLFKAKLAERFSKNTQRKLFSNESLGKYFGAFVKEYPVVLSTTHSLRGCASPNYLFDYLVIDEASQVDIVSGALALSCAKNAVIVGDVKQLPNVVSGEISEETDRIFERYEVDLAYQYSANSMLSSITTLFNTVPKTLLREHYRCHPKIIGFCNQKFYNKELIVLTEEKAQQKPLIVYKTAKGNHARHNYNQRQIDVIMEEVVPDQIANNTDQSVGIISPYRLQADKLNEAIGKRDIEVDTVHKYQGREKDVIILTTVVNEINDFVDNPNLINVAVSRAVDKLIVVVSDNEKNSNSNIGDLIRYIEYNNFEIINSSIYSVFDLLYHSYSERLLAIRKNKKNVSAYESENLMNVIIEKVLNSPEFRELDHVIHQPLKMLIRDLNKLDDAERRFVMNALTHTDFVIFNKLDKSPVLVVEVDGYAFHANNPKQLKRDKMKDTILEKYGIPILRIKTNESGEEGKLRNKLMQILKFNEKQ, via the coding sequence TTGAATCTTGAAAAGCATCTAATACTTGTAAAGGGCGAGGATAAGACAGAATCGATAAGCCGTTGCGTATATGAGAAGGGTAAATGGAAGATTGAATTTGGCAAAGAAAAGACGTATTCCTATGGCTATCAGAACGTTCAGTGGTATAGAAATCCCAATTCACTCGATCCGACAACAAGTGTTGTGTTTCAAAGCAATCAAGCTTTGAAAGGGATTGAAAAATTATTCGTTTTTGAAAAGCATGTGAGAATTTTTTTCGAGACAGGATTGAAAAAAATATATGAGCGGCATGAAATAACGCTTGAGCAAAACATCATTAGCAATCCTAAAGCTGGCAATTGCTTGGAATACCTCAAACAACTGGCGAAGATTGTTGGTGTTGCCAACGGGGAAGAAAGCAGCTTTCTATATAAGCAGTATGAAAAAATAACCTGCGTAACTTCAAACAGCGTATTGGCGCAATACCTAAATCCTGCCGCAATGAACAGGCCCTCAGGTGGGAGAATGCCGATATTCCCCTTCGGTTTTAATTTAAGCCAGAAAACTGCGACAGAAAATGCCTTGAACGAACAAATTAGTGTCATTGAAGGGCCGCCTGGAACCGGGAAAACCCAGACCATCCTAAACATTATCGCCAATGCAGTTGTTAATGAAAAAACAGTTGCCGTTGTTTCCAACAACAATGCGGCAACTGCAAATGTTTTAGAGAAACTGGAAAAATACGGCGTGGCTTTTATAGCTGCATACCTAGGCAACAAAGAAAACAAAGAGAAATTTTTTGAAGGTCAACAACAGAACTATCCGGAGATGGCGACTTGGCTGATGGCTTCTCAAGAGTATGATGCCTTAGAAAAAGTGCTTGAGGCAAGTGGAAAAAACCTGATGAAGATGCTTGAAGTAAAAAACACGCTGGCCGCTTTAAAACAAGAACGATCAGCATTCGGTGTAGAAAAAGAATATTTTAATACCTATTTTAATGAAACAGGAGAAGAAATTTCAGCCTATCGTTCTTTATATAAGCACAAAGCAGACACTGTCATGGCGTTGTGGCTTGATTTTCAACAGCAGATAGAGAAAGATACGGTTATAAAGCTGAAATATAAACTGAAAAATTTGCTGCGGTACGGTATTTTAAGTTTTTCCTTTTATGATAATTCAAATGAAACGATTATCGCTTTTTTCCAGAAGTTATATTATGAACGTAAGATGGCGGAATTAAACGAAAAAATTCAGGCGCTAACGGGGCTTCTCGATAGCTATCGCTTTGACAAAGCGATAGAAGAATACACAATGAACTCAATGCGGTTGTTCAAAGCAAAATTAGCGGAACGATTCTCCAAGAATACGCAGCGAAAATTGTTTTCCAATGAATCGTTAGGGAAATATTTCGGCGCTTTCGTTAAAGAATACCCGGTTGTTTTGAGTACGACACATTCTTTACGAGGCTGTGCCTCTCCGAACTATCTGTTCGACTATTTGGTTATCGATGAAGCGTCGCAGGTGGATATTGTTTCAGGAGCGTTGGCCCTGTCGTGTGCAAAGAATGCCGTCATCGTTGGTGATGTAAAGCAATTGCCTAATGTCGTATCGGGTGAAATTTCCGAAGAAACGGATCGGATTTTTGAAAGATATGAAGTAGACCTTGCATACCAGTATTCTGCGAACAGCATGCTTTCATCAATTACGACGTTATTCAATACAGTTCCCAAAACATTATTAAGAGAGCATTATCGCTGTCATCCTAAAATCATTGGTTTTTGTAATCAAAAATTCTATAATAAGGAACTTATTGTGCTGACGGAAGAAAAGGCGCAGCAAAAACCGCTGATTGTGTACAAAACAGCAAAAGGAAATCATGCAAGGCACAATTATAATCAAAGACAAATTGATGTGATAATGGAAGAAGTCGTGCCGGATCAGATTGCAAACAATACAGACCAATCCGTGGGAATCATTTCACCGTATCGACTGCAAGCGGATAAACTTAATGAGGCTATTGGAAAACGGGACATTGAAGTGGATACGGTGCATAAGTATCAAGGACGCGAGAAGGATGTCATTATCCTTACAACCGTAGTAAATGAAATTAATGATTTCGTTGACAACCCCAATTTAATAAATGTAGCCGTTTCTCGCGCAGTGGATAAGCTGATTGTTGTTGTGTCAGACAATGAAAAAAATAGTAATTCTAATATTGGCGATCTAATAAGATACATTGAATACAATAATTTTGAGATTATTAACAGCAGCATCTACTCGGTGTTCGACTTGCTATATCATAGCTATTCTGAACGACTGCTTGCAATCAGGAAAAATAAAAAGAACGTGTCTGCCTATGAGTCAGAAAATCTAATGAATGTCATAATCGAAAAGGTTTTAAATTCGCCAGAATTCCGCGAACTCGACCATGTAATCCATCAGCCCTTAAAAATGCTTATCCGAGACCTGAACAAGCTTGATGACGCTGAGCGTAGATTTGTTATGAATGCTTTAACGCATACTGATTTTGTCATCTTTAACAAGTTGGACAAAAGCCCTGTATTGGTTGTTGAGGTCGATGGATATGCATTCCACGCCAATAATCCCAAACAGCTGAAGAGGGATAAAATGAAGGATACTATATTAGAGAAATACGGCATCCCGATTTTAAGAATCAAGACCAATGAAAGCGGCGAGGAAGGAAAGTTGCGCAACAAACTTATGCAGATTTTGAAGTTTAATGAAAAGCAGTAG
- a CDS encoding abortive infection system antitoxin AbiGi family protein, with the protein MQRYISKELTHFVGRGLPTEEDKYNLLVKIIRGGWLTYPPHDKQGKPPKLTFKNAVPINEKASGEGKSFEKELRLRRNIKATSFEDNNLYNANMVCFCDIPVGDLAIHMKKYSGFGLAFNKELLAKKGVRPVNYIPIGARNVGTREPLGGYLNEMARLVESTADQSSYLSRAESDFPVQGTEISLDQIKENIEKGRQLLLWEWFSFIKFFDELLPDDDEGNYYFEREWRSLYDVDFAFADIRRIILPEEYATRFRDDLPEYCGELVFSHVP; encoded by the coding sequence TTGCAACGGTATATATCGAAGGAACTGACTCATTTTGTAGGGCGTGGATTGCCGACAGAAGAGGATAAATACAATTTACTGGTGAAGATAATTCGCGGTGGCTGGCTAACATATCCTCCCCATGATAAGCAGGGGAAGCCACCGAAACTCACTTTTAAAAACGCCGTTCCTATTAATGAGAAGGCATCTGGAGAGGGAAAATCGTTTGAGAAAGAATTAAGATTAAGGCGAAATATAAAAGCCACGAGCTTTGAAGACAATAACTTGTATAACGCGAATATGGTTTGTTTTTGTGATATTCCGGTTGGCGACCTAGCGATACACATGAAAAAATATAGTGGATTTGGTCTTGCTTTCAATAAAGAACTGCTTGCGAAGAAAGGTGTAAGACCTGTGAATTACATTCCAATAGGGGCTAGAAATGTAGGAACAAGAGAACCCCTAGGGGGTTATTTAAATGAAATGGCGCGATTGGTGGAAAGTACAGCGGATCAATCTTCTTATCTAAGTAGAGCTGAAAGTGATTTTCCGGTCCAAGGAACAGAAATAAGTCTAGATCAAATAAAAGAAAACATTGAGAAAGGACGGCAACTGCTGCTATGGGAATGGTTTTCTTTTATCAAGTTTTTCGACGAATTACTGCCAGATGATGACGAGGGTAATTACTACTTTGAACGTGAGTGGCGTTCGCTGTATGATGTGGATTTTGCCTTTGCGGATATTAGGCGGATTATATTGCCAGAGGAATATGCAACCCGGTTTAGAGATGATCTTCCCGAGTACTGCGGGGAACTGGTTTTCAGCCATGTGCCGTAA
- a CDS encoding diguanylate cyclase → MFSLLHIDNNFFYKEILRDLSEQNDFRYFSAKTPQKAYEILVAHDIDLIVTGLEFKGENKERFISTLMRKKRETTPVIVLSAINDMKLKAELFQKGISDYLTKDHFMEYLMTLIKKNKGGDAIAAELRNLWIAVLDDSVMHLNGMRAFFEHNAMPQVDYFINPAALLTTAKTYNIYLIDNVLPDISGEEVIREIRKRDEYAVIIAVSSVNSHAVISNILSNGADDYIVKPFSENLFMARLKANVRTYSLMQQLKEKNRLLAQVAQEDGLTGLYNRRAIMERLNREIDFATRSKEPLTVLMFDIDRFKMINDTYGHHLGDEVLRQLGQYLKNAFQKNVITGRYGGEEFICVFPGLALSGAVVYAERLRRECGEMRFSEDALSITVSGGVAAYSDENADEFLKRVDELLYKAKKNGRNRMEY, encoded by the coding sequence ATGTTTTCGTTGCTGCATATCGATAATAATTTTTTTTACAAGGAAATTCTGCGTGATTTATCTGAACAGAATGATTTTCGATATTTCTCAGCCAAAACACCGCAAAAAGCATATGAGATTTTAGTTGCCCATGATATTGATCTTATTGTGACCGGACTGGAATTTAAAGGAGAAAATAAAGAACGCTTCATTTCCACGCTGATGCGCAAAAAAAGGGAGACGACACCGGTAATTGTTCTTTCGGCAATCAATGATATGAAGCTTAAAGCAGAGCTTTTCCAAAAGGGTATTTCCGATTATCTAACAAAAGATCACTTCATGGAGTATTTAATGACGCTGATCAAAAAAAATAAAGGGGGGGATGCGATTGCCGCAGAACTGCGAAACCTTTGGATTGCCGTTTTAGATGACAGTGTGATGCATCTGAATGGGATGCGCGCGTTTTTTGAACATAATGCGATGCCGCAGGTCGATTATTTTATAAATCCGGCTGCACTTTTGACGACAGCCAAGACATACAATATTTATTTAATTGATAACGTTTTGCCGGATATTTCAGGTGAAGAAGTGATTCGCGAAATTCGGAAACGGGATGAGTATGCGGTAATCATAGCGGTTTCATCGGTTAATAGTCATGCGGTTATTTCCAACATTTTAAGTAATGGTGCGGACGATTATATTGTAAAACCATTTTCGGAAAATCTTTTTATGGCGCGTCTTAAAGCAAATGTTCGAACCTATTCGTTAATGCAGCAGTTAAAAGAAAAAAACAGGCTTTTGGCTCAAGTGGCGCAAGAAGATGGTCTTACCGGTCTTTATAATCGTCGTGCAATAATGGAAAGGTTAAACAGGGAAATCGATTTTGCGACACGCAGTAAAGAACCGCTTACGGTGCTGATGTTTGATATTGATCGCTTTAAAATGATTAATGATACCTATGGGCATCATTTGGGCGACGAGGTGCTCAGACAGTTGGGGCAGTATTTGAAGAACGCGTTTCAGAAAAATGTCATTACGGGACGGTATGGCGGAGAAGAATTCATTTGCGTTTTTCCAGGGCTTGCGCTTTCTGGCGCGGTCGTTTACGCGGAACGTCTTCGACGCGAATGTGGCGAAATGCGTTTTAGTGAAGACGCTCTTTCCATTACTGTCAGCGGCGGGGTTGCGGCATATTCGGATGAAAACGCAGATGAATTTTTAAAACGGGTGGATGAGCTTTTATATAAGGCCAAAAAGAACGGGCGCAATCGAATGGAATACTAA